One region of Oxalobacteraceae bacterium OTU3CAMAD1 genomic DNA includes:
- a CDS encoding LysR family transcriptional regulator → MRANDFAELSSFVAVAEARSFRKAAAALNLTPSTLSHSLRALEQRLGVRLLNRTTRSVSVTEAGQALLDQVAPAFSRITSAIEDVNSFRDRPQGTVRINSSLLGAKMALAPHLGGFAAAYPDVTLEVAVNDGFVDIARDGYDAGIRLGESVEQDMSAVRVTPDLRLAIVASPGYLARHAAPLTPHQLTGHNCIGYREIAGGNLCRWEFEKDGRPLTAQVSGSMILGTPELMVDAALAGVGLASAIDTTVTEHLAAGRLVRVLEDWCAPFPGFNLYFSSRRQTPGALRALIDFIRLPGHNPPQA, encoded by the coding sequence ATGCGCGCCAATGATTTCGCCGAACTGAGCAGTTTTGTCGCCGTTGCCGAGGCACGCAGCTTCCGCAAGGCCGCCGCCGCCCTGAACCTGACACCCTCGACACTGAGCCACTCGCTGCGCGCGCTGGAGCAACGCCTCGGCGTGCGGTTGCTGAACCGCACCACCCGCTCCGTCTCCGTCACCGAGGCCGGCCAGGCCCTGCTGGACCAGGTGGCGCCGGCGTTCTCGCGCATCACCAGCGCCATCGAGGACGTCAACAGCTTCCGCGACCGGCCGCAAGGCACCGTGCGCATCAACTCCTCGCTACTGGGCGCGAAGATGGCGCTGGCGCCGCATCTGGGCGGCTTCGCGGCGGCCTACCCGGACGTCACGCTGGAGGTGGCGGTCAACGACGGCTTCGTCGATATCGCGCGCGACGGCTACGACGCCGGCATCCGCCTGGGCGAAAGCGTGGAACAGGATATGAGCGCGGTGCGCGTGACGCCGGATCTGCGGCTGGCCATCGTCGCCTCGCCCGGCTACCTCGCGCGCCATGCGGCACCGCTGACGCCGCACCAGTTGACCGGGCACAATTGCATCGGCTACCGCGAGATCGCCGGCGGCAACCTGTGCCGCTGGGAGTTCGAAAAAGACGGACGGCCGCTGACGGCGCAGGTGTCGGGCTCCATGATCCTCGGCACGCCGGAACTCATGGTCGATGCGGCCCTGGCCGGCGTGGGCTTGGCCAGCGCCATCGACACCACCGTCACCGAACACCTGGCGGCCGGGCGGCTGGTGCGGGTGCTGGAGGACTGGTGCGCGCCCTTCCCCGGGTTCAACCTGTACTTCTCGTCACGGCGGCAAACGCCGGGGGCGCTGCGGGCACTGATCGACTTCATCCGCCTACCCGGCCACAACCCGCCCCAAGCTTGA
- a CDS encoding SDR family oxidoreductase, producing the protein MTIAQRFAGRAVLVTGGGSGIGRAAALAYGREGAMVAVAGRRVAELDETVRQIGAAGGRALAIRCDVAVAGEVEAMVARVTAEFGRLDAAFNNAGIEGKFAPIGELSEADFDHVVGINLKGVWLSIKYQAAAMKERGGAIVNTSSWLADRSVGGSSAYAASKGALLAMTRALAVELGPQGIRVNTVLPGIIATPMFDRLGGNDDLSATFAAATPLRRVGESADVGDVAVWLASDEARFVTGQTVLVDGGYTITAMP; encoded by the coding sequence ATGACAATTGCTCAACGATTTGCGGGACGCGCCGTGCTGGTCACCGGTGGCGGCAGCGGCATCGGCCGCGCCGCCGCGCTGGCCTATGGACGCGAGGGCGCGATGGTTGCCGTCGCCGGCCGCAGGGTGGCCGAACTGGACGAGACTGTGCGCCAGATCGGCGCGGCCGGCGGCCGGGCGCTGGCGATCCGCTGCGATGTCGCCGTCGCCGGAGAGGTGGAGGCGATGGTGGCGCGTGTCACCGCCGAGTTCGGACGGCTGGACGCGGCGTTCAACAATGCCGGCATCGAAGGCAAGTTCGCCCCGATCGGCGAGTTGTCGGAGGCGGATTTCGACCATGTCGTCGGCATCAACCTCAAGGGCGTCTGGCTGTCGATCAAGTATCAGGCGGCTGCCATGAAGGAGCGGGGCGGGGCCATCGTCAATACTTCGTCATGGCTGGCCGACCGTTCGGTGGGCGGGTCGTCCGCCTATGCCGCCAGCAAGGGGGCGCTGCTGGCCATGACGCGGGCGCTGGCGGTCGAGCTGGGGCCGCAAGGCATCCGTGTCAACACCGTCCTGCCGGGCATCATCGCGACGCCGATGTTCGACCGGCTGGGTGGCAACGACGATCTGAGCGCGACTTTTGCCGCCGCCACGCCGCTGCGCCGCGTGGGCGAATCAGCGGACGTGGGCGATGTCGCGGTATGGCTGGCGAGCGACGAGGCGCGTTTCGTGACCGGCCAGACTGTGCTGGTCGACGGCGGCTATACCATCACCGCGATGCCGTGA
- a CDS encoding TonB-dependent siderophore receptor, translated as MKLHKLTCAVLCLYPPFGVGADAAAAADTGEAAAPVAVVVVDGARATHADGAALGSRLDLSLSETPAAVELISRDLIEARGARNLDEAVRGAVGVTQGGNPSSPSQTSSRGFSAGFVSYLYDGSRVAVPTMSARTQDSWNIDHIEVLKGPASLMAGDGAIGGAINFVTKRADRANPMSEAMLSFGSFRTWRMGVGTNQAFGDASAVRLDYSRQKSDGYIDRNRQRYDSVSVATTTALASDLVLDLSLDVLDDDVLPYQGTPLVPRAFAADPAGVAVDGTGAVIDRRLASTNYNVADAAMDARSTWARAKLSWRLSPEWKLTNEASYYTAKRNWRNAESHAFRAPRQIVRDLVGVTHDHQVLGNRLDVSYGGAVGGMKHRFAAGLEYTRTRFDAGRTFSNGSAAAEALLAVDALDPAVGNYADFNANPALYAGAGNRTRFGTRIPTLAIYAEDALWLSDKWTLVAGVRQDRVKLQRDNIDFNTGATASYAQTYSPRSARIGLVYALSGNTSLYAQRTNASAPVGSGNLLLLSAANAAFALSKGTQSEIGLKQTLLNGSADLTLAAYSIDLDNILTRDAATPTLTVNNGKQSSKGVELAAGWRPTRRLAVSGNISLLHAQFDQLMEAGNVSRAGNVPPNVAREMANLWTDYTLEAAPLRLGMGLNYTGDRYTNTANTVLMRGFTTADAYASWRLPRGELTLRVRNLGDKLYASWSGANANRQVILGAPRSADLTYHVKF; from the coding sequence GTGAAACTTCACAAGCTGACCTGCGCCGTACTGTGCCTTTACCCACCTTTCGGCGTCGGAGCCGATGCCGCAGCGGCAGCCGATACCGGGGAAGCCGCCGCCCCGGTGGCCGTGGTGGTGGTTGACGGCGCGCGCGCCACGCATGCCGACGGCGCGGCGCTGGGCAGCCGGCTGGATTTGAGCCTGAGCGAAACGCCGGCCGCCGTCGAACTCATATCGCGCGATTTGATCGAAGCGCGCGGCGCCCGCAATCTGGACGAGGCGGTGCGCGGCGCGGTCGGCGTCACGCAAGGCGGCAATCCCAGCTCGCCGTCGCAAACATCCTCGCGCGGCTTCAGCGCCGGCTTCGTCAGCTACCTGTACGACGGCAGCCGCGTGGCCGTGCCGACCATGAGTGCGCGCACCCAGGACAGCTGGAACATCGACCATATCGAAGTGCTCAAAGGCCCGGCGTCGCTGATGGCCGGCGACGGCGCCATCGGCGGCGCGATCAATTTCGTCACCAAGCGGGCCGACCGCGCCAATCCGATGAGCGAAGCGATGCTCTCGTTCGGCAGCTTCCGGACCTGGCGCATGGGCGTCGGCACCAACCAGGCGTTCGGCGACGCCAGCGCGGTACGCCTCGACTACAGCCGCCAGAAGTCCGACGGCTATATCGACCGCAACCGGCAGCGCTACGACAGCGTGTCCGTGGCCACCACCACCGCGCTGGCATCGGACCTGGTGCTCGACCTGAGCCTGGATGTGCTGGACGACGATGTCCTGCCCTACCAGGGCACGCCGCTGGTGCCGCGCGCTTTCGCCGCCGATCCGGCCGGCGTCGCGGTGGACGGCACGGGCGCCGTCATCGACCGCCGGCTGGCGTCCACAAACTACAACGTCGCCGACGCGGCCATGGACGCGCGCAGCACCTGGGCGCGCGCCAAATTGAGCTGGCGGCTGTCCCCGGAATGGAAGCTGACCAACGAGGCGTCCTACTACACGGCCAAGCGCAACTGGCGCAACGCCGAGAGCCATGCCTTCCGCGCACCCCGGCAGATCGTCCGCGACCTGGTGGGCGTCACCCACGACCATCAGGTGCTCGGCAACCGCTTGGACGTCAGCTACGGCGGCGCCGTCGGCGGCATGAAGCACCGCTTCGCCGCCGGCCTCGAGTACACCAGGACCCGGTTCGACGCCGGACGCACGTTCTCCAACGGTTCGGCGGCCGCCGAAGCGCTGCTTGCGGTCGACGCGCTCGACCCGGCCGTCGGCAACTACGCCGACTTCAACGCCAATCCGGCGCTGTACGCCGGCGCCGGCAACCGCACCCGCTTCGGCACCCGCATTCCAACCCTGGCCATATATGCGGAAGACGCGCTGTGGCTCAGCGACAAATGGACGCTGGTGGCCGGCGTGCGCCAGGACCGCGTCAAGCTCCAGCGCGACAACATCGACTTCAACACAGGCGCCACCGCCTCCTATGCGCAAACGTACTCGCCGCGCTCGGCGCGCATCGGCCTTGTCTACGCGCTCAGCGGCAATACCTCGCTGTATGCGCAGCGCACCAATGCCTCCGCCCCGGTCGGCTCGGGCAACCTGCTGCTGCTCAGCGCCGCCAATGCCGCCTTCGCGCTGTCCAAAGGCACGCAGAGCGAGATCGGACTTAAACAAACTTTGTTGAACGGCAGCGCCGATCTGACCCTGGCGGCGTATTCGATTGATCTGGACAACATCCTGACGCGCGATGCCGCCACGCCCACGTTGACCGTCAACAACGGCAAGCAGTCATCCAAGGGCGTGGAACTGGCGGCGGGATGGCGGCCGACGCGCCGGCTCGCGGTCAGCGGCAATATCTCCCTGCTGCATGCGCAGTTCGACCAGTTGATGGAAGCGGGCAACGTCTCGCGCGCCGGCAACGTGCCGCCCAACGTCGCCAGGGAAATGGCCAACCTGTGGACCGATTACACGCTCGAGGCGGCGCCGCTCAGGCTGGGGATGGGTCTCAACTATACGGGAGACCGTTACACCAACACGGCCAACACGGTGTTGATGCGCGGCTTCACCACAGCCGACGCCTACGCCAGCTGGCGCCTGCCGCGCGGCGAGTTGACCTTACGCGTGCGCAACCTAGGCGACAAGCTGTACGCCAGCTGGAGCGGCGCCAACGCCAATCGCCAGGTCATCCTGGGCGCGCCGCGCAGCGCCGATTTGACCTATCACGTCAAGTTCTAG
- a CDS encoding ABC transporter ATP-binding protein gives MKPVLKLDNVSRRFGERVALDGLSLTLNEGEVFALLAPNGAGKTTTLNLILGFLRADGGAITVCGEPVDDHAGTGRYIAYLPEQVAIYPELSGVENLRYFSLLAAIELNDGELRGLLSEAGLQREAHDRAARFYSKGMRQKVGIAIAMAREAKLLLLDEPTSGLDPLAASELSASLRAAAKRGVAILMATHDLYHIKEVATRVGFLRGGRIASEIDPQTTDHAMLERLYISELGR, from the coding sequence ATGAAACCTGTACTTAAGCTGGATAACGTCAGCCGCCGCTTCGGCGAGCGGGTGGCCCTCGATGGCCTGTCGCTGACCCTGAACGAGGGCGAGGTGTTCGCCCTGCTGGCCCCCAACGGCGCCGGCAAGACCACCACGCTCAACCTGATCCTCGGCTTTCTGCGGGCCGACGGCGGCGCCATCACGGTGTGCGGAGAGCCGGTCGACGACCATGCCGGGACCGGGCGTTACATCGCCTATCTGCCGGAGCAGGTGGCGATTTATCCGGAACTGAGCGGCGTGGAGAACTTGCGCTATTTCTCGCTGCTGGCGGCGATCGAGTTGAACGACGGCGAGTTGCGCGGCCTGCTGTCCGAGGCCGGGCTGCAGCGCGAGGCGCACGACCGCGCGGCGCGCTTTTATTCGAAAGGGATGCGGCAGAAGGTCGGCATCGCGATCGCGATGGCGCGCGAAGCGAAATTGCTGCTGCTGGACGAGCCGACGTCCGGCCTCGATCCGCTGGCGGCCTCCGAGTTGTCGGCCAGCCTGCGCGCCGCCGCAAAAAGGGGCGTCGCCATCCTGATGGCCACCCACGACCTTTACCACATCAAGGAGGTGGCGACGCGGGTCGGCTTCCTGCGCGGCGGCCGCATCGCCAGCGAGATCGATCCGCAAACCACCGACCACGCGATGCTCGAGCGGTTGTACATATCGGAGCTGGGCCGGTGA
- a CDS encoding DUF3526 domain-containing protein has protein sequence MSAASDLALLRAETRRLWREPRLRWVAALAPLLLLIVFLSSWNGAARLADDRQRFAAAERARWLEQGQKDPHSAAHFGVWAVKPASPLAVLAPGIEPFVGLAVWLEAHKRNEMIFRPSQDAHPIMRGATSVGQLLELLGPLFAILLGFTGFAQDRQRGTLRMAMGNGGRPARMLLARFAVMAGVLAAVALLPAALFGAYTLHALPDAGWHGAGRLAVWGLLQFLYLLAFLLIALTVSLKAPSARAALAIMLALWLALCVVLPRAAGNAVQVLAPGPPYQAVRQSVEQAAPAYEGADKWEARRAALLAQANGAPIDLRAAQLDQSERESHVVFDRLLGRFYDAIETQDRAFGWLGALTPAVALQAAGSAVAGTDFHQHRHFIDAAESYRRTTINRLNGDLMRHAGRDGPVETGRDFWESVPAFDYRPPTLGMALANALAPLAMLLAWCLLAAGAAWRAVKGVRP, from the coding sequence GTGAGCGCCGCGTCCGACCTGGCGCTGCTGCGCGCCGAGACCCGGCGCCTGTGGCGCGAGCCGCGCCTGCGCTGGGTCGCCGCGCTGGCGCCTTTGCTGTTGTTGATTGTGTTCCTGTCGTCGTGGAACGGCGCCGCGCGCCTGGCCGACGACCGCCAGCGCTTCGCCGCCGCCGAGCGGGCACGCTGGCTGGAGCAGGGACAGAAGGACCCGCACAGCGCCGCCCACTTCGGCGTCTGGGCCGTCAAACCGGCCTCGCCGCTGGCCGTGCTGGCGCCGGGGATCGAACCCTTCGTCGGCCTGGCGGTCTGGCTGGAGGCGCACAAGCGCAACGAGATGATATTCCGGCCAAGCCAGGACGCCCACCCGATCATGCGCGGCGCGACCTCGGTCGGACAACTGCTGGAGTTATTGGGACCGCTGTTCGCTATCCTGCTGGGGTTTACCGGTTTCGCCCAGGACCGCCAGCGCGGCACCCTGCGCATGGCGATGGGGAACGGCGGCCGGCCGGCGCGCATGCTGCTGGCGCGCTTCGCCGTCATGGCCGGCGTGTTGGCCGCCGTGGCCCTGCTGCCGGCGGCGCTGTTCGGGGCGTACACGCTGCACGCCTTGCCCGACGCGGGCTGGCACGGCGCCGGCCGCCTGGCGGTGTGGGGGCTGCTGCAGTTCCTGTACCTGCTGGCGTTTTTGCTGATCGCGCTGACGGTGTCGCTCAAGGCGCCGAGCGCGCGCGCTGCGCTGGCCATCATGCTTGCCCTATGGCTGGCGTTGTGCGTGGTGCTGCCGCGCGCCGCCGGCAACGCGGTCCAGGTGCTGGCGCCGGGGCCGCCGTATCAGGCCGTGCGCCAAAGCGTGGAGCAGGCGGCGCCTGCATACGAGGGCGCCGACAAGTGGGAGGCACGGCGCGCGGCGCTGCTGGCGCAAGCCAATGGCGCTCCGATCGACCTGCGCGCGGCGCAGCTGGACCAATCCGAACGCGAGTCGCACGTCGTTTTCGACCGCCTTCTGGGCCGCTTCTACGACGCCATCGAAACCCAGGACCGCGCCTTCGGCTGGCTGGGCGCGCTAACGCCGGCGGTGGCCTTGCAGGCTGCCGGCAGCGCCGTCGCCGGCACCGATTTCCATCAGCACCGCCATTTCATCGACGCCGCCGAAAGCTACCGGCGCACGACGATCAACCGGCTCAATGGCGATTTGATGCGGCACGCGGGCCGTGACGGTCCGGTCGAGACGGGCCGCGATTTCTGGGAATCGGTGCCGGCGTTCGACTACCGGCCGCCGACGCTGGGCATGGCACTGGCCAACGCGCTGGCGCCGCTGGCAATGCTGCTGGCGTGGTGCCTGCTCGCCGCCGGCGCCGCGTGGCGCGCTGTGAAGGGAGTGCGGCCATGA
- a CDS encoding DUF3526 domain-containing protein produces MRRASFSALFRIEIRLLLASRFSWILGALLFGAMWWGAVNGQHQAREQQATIDRIALHVEGKLAGQQAAVARYRQPAPAQLPYWQDPSDVSGYMRYGLEAYAVKPPSPLAGLAIGQSRLLPFYLKTDLDYVAPPGSAFDFINPRFLALGEFDFAFVLVVILPLAVIALGGARLAAERDSGALVLMLAQLPSFRRLVMLKFAALAAVCVPFAVVAALLALVAAGVPLWQISDPGTMLALLAAYAGFTLFWVAVTTLVASRGGVVASYLRLVSIWVVLTFVVPAAGALLIEQTAPAPAALAYLDELRRINNMTPAERDAVFTAYVSARPEYGAIAARIKSVTYATKQIAVQQAVERRAAEGSAAMARAVDMAGAQAGLVRWLSPAMVLDTMLQQAAGTGIERHREFLLAARAHTDRLRAFFWPRALAEAARPTQACPGCAGRMNFTAHREIPRFEPAPPPNGMIGGAAALYMWGIAALAGLLLWRGKRLNL; encoded by the coding sequence ATGAGGCGCGCCTCATTTTCGGCCTTGTTCAGGATCGAGATCCGATTGCTGCTGGCGTCCCGCTTTAGCTGGATACTGGGCGCGCTGTTGTTTGGCGCGATGTGGTGGGGCGCCGTCAACGGCCAGCACCAGGCGCGCGAACAGCAGGCGACGATAGACCGCATAGCCTTGCACGTGGAGGGCAAGCTGGCCGGCCAGCAGGCGGCGGTGGCCCGTTACCGTCAGCCGGCGCCGGCGCAACTGCCGTACTGGCAGGACCCGTCGGACGTCTCCGGCTACATGCGTTACGGGCTGGAAGCCTACGCCGTCAAGCCGCCGTCGCCGCTGGCCGGTCTTGCCATCGGCCAGTCACGCCTGCTGCCGTTCTACCTGAAGACGGACCTGGACTACGTGGCGCCCCCCGGCAGCGCCTTCGACTTTATCAATCCGCGCTTCCTCGCGCTGGGCGAATTCGATTTCGCCTTTGTGCTGGTGGTCATCCTGCCGCTGGCCGTCATCGCGCTGGGTGGCGCGCGCCTGGCGGCCGAGCGCGACTCCGGCGCGCTGGTGCTGATGCTGGCGCAACTGCCGTCGTTCCGGCGGCTGGTCATGCTCAAATTCGCTGCGCTGGCGGCGGTTTGCGTGCCGTTCGCAGTGGTGGCCGCGTTGCTGGCGCTGGTGGCCGCCGGCGTGCCGCTGTGGCAAATATCCGATCCTGGAACGATGCTCGCGCTGCTGGCGGCGTATGCCGGCTTCACGCTGTTCTGGGTCGCAGTGACCACGCTGGTCGCCAGCCGTGGCGGCGTTGTTGCGAGCTACCTGCGCCTGGTTTCGATCTGGGTGGTGTTGACGTTCGTGGTGCCGGCGGCCGGCGCGCTGCTGATCGAGCAAACCGCGCCGGCGCCGGCGGCGCTGGCGTATCTCGACGAACTTCGGCGCATCAACAACATGACACCGGCCGAGCGCGACGCGGTCTTCACGGCGTATGTGTCGGCGCGCCCGGAATATGGCGCGATCGCCGCGCGCATCAAGTCCGTCACGTATGCGACCAAGCAGATCGCGGTCCAGCAGGCGGTGGAGCGGCGCGCGGCGGAGGGCAGCGCCGCGATGGCGCGCGCGGTGGACATGGCCGGCGCGCAAGCGGGCTTGGTGCGCTGGCTGTCGCCGGCGATGGTGTTGGACACCATGCTGCAGCAGGCGGCGGGCACCGGCATCGAGCGGCATCGGGAATTCCTGCTGGCGGCACGGGCCCACACCGACCGGCTGCGCGCCTTTTTCTGGCCGAGGGCCTTGGCGGAGGCCGCGCGGCCCACGCAAGCCTGTCCGGGATGCGCCGGGCGGATGAACTTCACTGCGCATCGGGAAATTCCCCGTTTCGAGCCGGCGCCGCCGCCAAACGGCATGATCGGCGGCGCCGCCGCGCTGTACATGTGGGGCATTGCGGCGCTGGCGGGCTTGCTGCTGTGGCGCGGCAAACGCCTCAATCTGTGA
- a CDS encoding transcriptional repressor — protein MERTTRQRTAIRAVIEAAGRPLSPQEILAGVRASVAEVGIATIYRNLKALLGEGVIQTVSLPGDNPRYEMMHVAHHHHHHFHCVQCDRVFDIEGCPGHMDSLAPKGFTIERHELTLYGVCAECSAANAAPPRTTPKRRKRGDPPAT, from the coding sequence ATGGAACGTACCACCCGCCAGCGGACCGCGATCCGCGCGGTCATCGAAGCGGCGGGCCGTCCGCTCAGCCCCCAGGAGATCCTGGCCGGAGTGCGCGCATCGGTCGCCGAAGTCGGCATCGCCACCATTTACCGCAATCTCAAGGCGCTGTTGGGCGAAGGGGTGATCCAGACCGTAAGCCTGCCCGGCGATAACCCGCGCTACGAGATGATGCATGTTGCGCACCACCATCACCACCACTTCCACTGCGTGCAATGCGACCGCGTGTTCGATATCGAAGGCTGCCCGGGCCACATGGACAGTCTGGCGCCCAAGGGGTTTACGATCGAACGCCACGAATTGACGCTGTACGGCGTCTGCGCCGAATGCTCGGCCGCCAACGCCGCACCGCCCCGGACGACGCCGAAGCGGCGCAAGCGCGGCGATCCGCCCGCGACCTGA
- a CDS encoding D-amino acid dehydrogenase: MKTIAIIGGGITGVTTAYALAKRGFAVTLLERHRYAAMETSFANGGQLSASNAEVWNHRSTIAKGLKWMLRNDAPLLVNPKPSWHKLSWFGEFIAAIPHYRDNTVATAQLALAAREHLFQWARDEDIAFDLKREGILHIYRDRAGFEHAAGVSKLLLQGGLSRRAVTPEEMRAIEPTLRGDYYGGHYTVSDSTGDIHKFTTGLARAAQRLGADLRFGQHVTALRAGMDGVDITVEEDGFSATSRYDAVVVCAGTASREMAAMLGDRVNVYPVKGYSITVHLNDAASREAAPTVSLLDDETKLVTSRLGDDRFRVAGTAEFNGFNRDIRADRIAPLVNWVQQCFPGVSTRSVTPWAGLRPMMPNLMPRVGRGKAPTVFYNTGHGHLGWTLSAATADIIADTIYAASAREGSRLAPARVAQVA, translated from the coding sequence ATGAAAACCATAGCAATCATTGGCGGCGGCATCACCGGCGTCACCACCGCCTACGCCCTCGCCAAACGCGGCTTCGCCGTCACCTTGCTGGAACGCCACCGCTACGCGGCGATGGAAACCTCGTTCGCCAACGGCGGCCAGCTGTCCGCCTCCAATGCGGAAGTGTGGAATCACCGTTCCACCATCGCCAAGGGACTGAAGTGGATGTTGCGAAACGACGCGCCGCTGCTGGTGAATCCCAAACCGAGCTGGCACAAGCTGTCGTGGTTCGGCGAATTCATCGCCGCCATCCCGCACTACCGCGACAACACCGTCGCCACCGCGCAGCTGGCGCTGGCCGCGCGCGAGCACCTGTTCCAGTGGGCCAGGGATGAGGACATCGCCTTTGACCTCAAGCGCGAAGGCATCCTGCACATCTACCGCGACCGCGCGGGATTCGAGCACGCCGCCGGGGTGTCGAAGCTGCTGTTGCAGGGCGGCCTGTCGCGCCGCGCCGTCACCCCTGAGGAGATGCGCGCCATCGAGCCGACCCTGCGCGGCGACTATTACGGCGGCCACTACACCGTCAGCGACAGCACCGGCGACATCCACAAATTCACCACCGGGCTGGCGCGGGCGGCGCAACGGCTGGGCGCCGACCTGCGTTTCGGCCAGCACGTCACGGCCCTGCGGGCCGGCATGGACGGCGTTGACATCACCGTCGAGGAGGATGGCTTCAGCGCCACCAGCCGCTACGACGCGGTGGTCGTTTGCGCCGGCACCGCCAGCCGCGAGATGGCGGCCATGCTGGGCGACCGCGTCAACGTCTATCCGGTCAAGGGCTATTCGATCACGGTCCACCTGAACGACGCCGCCAGCCGGGAAGCCGCGCCGACCGTCAGCCTGCTCGACGACGAGACCAAGCTGGTGACCAGCCGGCTGGGCGACGACCGTTTCCGCGTCGCCGGCACGGCGGAGTTCAACGGGTTTAACCGCGATATCCGCGCCGACCGCATCGCGCCCCTGGTGAACTGGGTCCAGCAATGCTTCCCCGGTGTGAGCACGCGCAGCGTGACGCCATGGGCCGGACTGCGCCCGATGATGCCCAACCTGATGCCGCGCGTTGGACGCGGCAAGGCGCCGACGGTGTTCTACAACACCGGCCACGGGCACCTGGGCTGGACGCTGTCGGCGGCGACGGCCGACATCATCGCCGACACCATCTACGCCGCATCGGCGCGTGAGGGCAGCCGGCTGGCGCCGGCGCGGGTCGCGCAAGTGGCCTGA
- a CDS encoding DUF1801 domain-containing protein, which translates to MATKPDTKPEPALLSGGNPQIPKAYGDAPVQAYIAAMPGWKSDLGRRLDEIIVHTVPGVNKAVKWNTPLYGIADQGWFLGFHCFTKYVKVTFFNGGFLDPLPPGTSKTAGVRHLDIREDDPLDEAQFAEWVRQASLLPGERM; encoded by the coding sequence ATGGCGACAAAACCAGACACCAAACCCGAGCCGGCCCTGCTATCGGGCGGCAATCCGCAAATCCCCAAAGCTTACGGCGACGCTCCCGTCCAAGCCTACATCGCAGCGATGCCGGGCTGGAAAAGCGATCTTGGACGACGTCTGGACGAGATCATCGTCCACACCGTTCCCGGCGTGAACAAGGCGGTCAAATGGAACACGCCGCTATACGGGATCGCCGACCAAGGCTGGTTCCTGGGTTTTCATTGTTTTACCAAGTATGTGAAAGTCACCTTCTTCAACGGCGGTTTTCTCGATCCGCTCCCGCCGGGGACGTCCAAAACCGCCGGTGTGCGCCACCTCGACATCCGCGAGGACGACCCGCTCGACGAAGCGCAATTCGCCGAGTGGGTCCGCCAAGCCAGCCTGCTGCCCGGCGAGCGGATGTAA
- a CDS encoding helix-turn-helix domain-containing protein — protein sequence MKKPQLLDVQVAERDLIDGLITGLNVITAFNDDTARLTATELAEKVAISRSAARRYLLTLVHTGMAATDGKTFWLTPKVLTLGRSYLDSARLPRAIVPYLQKLTSELQESTNYSVLEGDDVVYVSRVNAPRQLTTGFEPGTRLPAYASTAGRVLLSALPDEALHAYLARVEPVAYTHLTVTDKQQLFDELVAIRESGFAVTENQYEIGFRGISVPVKSRRGNLIGALSVSMMTASSSRAEASSRCVPALQATANTLMLWV from the coding sequence ATGAAAAAGCCGCAGCTGCTGGATGTGCAGGTCGCCGAGCGCGACCTGATCGATGGATTGATCACGGGCCTCAACGTCATCACCGCGTTCAACGACGACACCGCGCGCCTGACCGCCACCGAGTTGGCCGAGAAGGTGGCGATCAGCCGCAGCGCGGCGCGGCGCTATCTGCTGACGCTGGTCCATACCGGGATGGCCGCCACCGACGGCAAGACCTTCTGGCTCACGCCCAAGGTTCTGACCCTGGGCCGCTCCTACCTCGACTCGGCGCGGCTGCCGCGCGCCATCGTGCCGTACCTGCAGAAGCTGACGTCGGAGCTGCAGGAGTCGACCAACTACTCGGTGCTCGAGGGCGACGACGTGGTGTATGTGAGCCGCGTGAACGCGCCGCGCCAGCTCACCACAGGCTTCGAGCCGGGTACCCGCCTGCCCGCCTACGCATCGACGGCGGGCCGGGTGCTGTTGTCGGCACTCCCGGATGAAGCGCTGCACGCCTATCTGGCGCGGGTGGAGCCGGTCGCCTACACGCACCTGACGGTGACGGACAAGCAGCAGCTGTTCGACGAGCTGGTGGCGATCCGCGAGAGCGGCTTCGCCGTCACCGAGAACCAGTATGAGATAGGCTTTCGCGGCATCTCGGTGCCGGTCAAGAGCAGGCGCGGAAATCTGATCGGAGCACTGAGCGTCTCGATGATGACGGCCAGTTCATCGCGGGCGGAAGCGAGTTCGCGCTGCGTGCCGGCGTTGCAGGCCACGGCCAATACGTTGATGCTGTGGGTGTGA